The Streptomyces sp. Alt3 genome has a segment encoding these proteins:
- a CDS encoding glucose-1-phosphate thymidylyltransferase yields MKALVLSGGAGTRLRPITHTSAKQLVPVANKPVLFYGLEAIAEAGITDVGIIVGDTAPEIREAVGDGSALGIDVTYIPQDEPRGLAHAVLIARDFLGDDDFVMYLGDNFIVGGITGLVEEFRAERPEAQILLTKVPNPTAFGVAELDAQGRVASLEEKPKEPKSDLALVGVYLFTPAVHEAVRSIQPSWRGELEITHAIQWLIDQQRDVRSTTISGYWKDTGNVTDMLEVNRSVLETLKAVTEGTVDESSEIIGRVRIEAGAKVTSSRIVGPVIIGADAVISDSYVGPFTSVSEGCRIEDSEIEYSIVLRGASISGVRRVEASLIGRDVEVTPAPRNPSAHRLVLGDHSKVQISS; encoded by the coding sequence GTGAAGGCTCTCGTACTCTCCGGTGGGGCGGGCACCCGCCTTCGCCCCATCACGCACACGTCGGCCAAGCAGCTGGTCCCGGTGGCGAACAAGCCCGTCCTCTTCTACGGGCTGGAAGCCATCGCGGAGGCCGGGATCACCGACGTCGGCATCATCGTCGGTGACACGGCTCCGGAGATCCGAGAGGCCGTCGGCGACGGCTCCGCTCTCGGGATCGACGTCACGTACATCCCGCAGGACGAGCCCCGTGGCCTGGCACACGCGGTGCTCATCGCCCGCGACTTCCTGGGGGACGACGACTTCGTCATGTACCTCGGTGACAACTTCATCGTCGGTGGAATCACCGGACTGGTCGAGGAGTTCCGCGCGGAACGCCCCGAGGCGCAGATCCTGCTGACCAAGGTGCCCAACCCGACCGCCTTCGGCGTCGCCGAACTCGACGCCCAGGGACGGGTCGCCTCCCTCGAGGAGAAGCCGAAGGAGCCGAAGAGCGATCTCGCGCTCGTCGGCGTCTACCTGTTCACCCCGGCCGTCCACGAGGCCGTGCGTTCGATCCAGCCCTCGTGGCGCGGCGAGCTGGAGATCACCCACGCCATCCAGTGGCTGATCGACCAGCAGCGCGACGTCCGCTCCACGACCATCTCCGGGTACTGGAAGGACACCGGCAACGTCACCGACATGCTGGAGGTCAACCGCTCCGTCCTGGAGACGCTGAAGGCCGTCACCGAGGGGACCGTCGACGAGAGCAGTGAGATCATCGGGCGGGTGCGGATCGAGGCGGGGGCCAAGGTCACCAGCAGCCGTATCGTCGGCCCCGTGATCATCGGTGCCGACGCGGTCATCAGCGACTCCTACGTCGGCCCGTTCACCTCGGTCTCGGAGGGATGCCGGATCGAGGACAGCGAGATCGAGTACTCCATCGTCCTGCGCGGTGCGTCCATCTCCGGTGTGCGCCGGGTCGAGGCCTCCCTCATCGGCCGGGACGTCGAAGTGACCCCCGCGCCCCGCAACCCGTCCGCCCACCGGCTCGTGCTCGGTGACCACAGCAAGGTGCAGATCTCTTCATGA
- the rfbB gene encoding dTDP-glucose 4,6-dehydratase: MTTNILVTGGAGFIGSHYVRTVLGPQGPGDVAVTVLDKLTYAGNPANLDEVRDHPGFAFVQGDICDAELVGKLMAEHDQVVHFAAESHVDRSIDGGAEFVRTNVVGTHTLIHAAHLAGVKTFVHISTDEVYGSIDEGSWPETHPLEPNSPYSSAKASSDLIALSYHRTHGLDVRVTRCSNNYGHHHFPEKVIPLFVTNLLDGKTVPLYGDGANVRDWLHIDDHVQGIELVRTKGRAGEVYNIGGGTELSNKELTGLLLEACGADWETSVTYVEDRKGHDRRYSVDCTKIREELGYEPRTDFATGLADTVQWYRDNRAWWEPLKDRAAL; encoded by the coding sequence ATGACGACCAACATCCTGGTGACCGGCGGGGCCGGATTCATCGGCTCCCACTACGTCCGTACCGTGCTGGGCCCCCAGGGACCGGGCGATGTCGCCGTGACGGTCCTCGACAAGCTCACGTACGCGGGCAACCCGGCCAACCTCGACGAGGTCCGTGACCACCCGGGCTTCGCCTTCGTCCAGGGCGACATCTGTGACGCCGAGCTCGTCGGCAAGCTGATGGCCGAGCACGACCAGGTCGTCCACTTCGCCGCCGAGTCCCACGTGGACCGCTCCATCGACGGCGGAGCGGAGTTCGTCCGTACGAACGTCGTGGGCACGCACACCCTGATCCACGCCGCGCACCTGGCCGGCGTCAAGACCTTCGTGCACATCTCGACGGACGAGGTCTACGGATCGATCGACGAGGGCTCCTGGCCCGAGACGCACCCGCTGGAGCCGAACTCGCCGTACTCCTCGGCCAAGGCGTCCAGCGATCTGATCGCCCTCTCGTACCACCGCACGCACGGCCTCGACGTGCGGGTGACCCGCTGTTCCAACAACTACGGGCACCACCACTTCCCCGAGAAGGTCATCCCGCTGTTCGTCACCAACCTTCTGGACGGCAAGACCGTGCCGCTGTACGGCGACGGCGCCAATGTGCGCGACTGGCTGCACATCGACGACCACGTCCAGGGCATCGAGCTCGTCCGCACGAAGGGCCGCGCCGGCGAGGTCTACAACATCGGCGGCGGCACCGAGCTCTCCAACAAGGAGCTCACCGGACTGCTCCTGGAAGCCTGCGGCGCCGACTGGGAGACCAGCGTCACCTACGTCGAGGACCGCAAGGGCCACGACAGGCGCTACTCCGTCGACTGCACGAAGATCCGCGAGGAGCTCGGCTACGAGCCCCGCACGGACTTCGCCACGGGCCTCGCCGACACCGTGCAGTGGTACCGCGACAACCGCGCCTGGTGGGAGCCGCTGAAGGACCGGGCAGCGCTGTGA
- a CDS encoding glycosyltransferase family 2 protein, whose product MGTTATTNTPDVTVIIGAYEAMPYLVRCLESVEAQTLPAGRMEIVAVDDGSTDGTGEYLEEFAARTAIDMRVVRQENSGGPSGPRNVGLGLARGRYVFFLDADDYFGEEALERMVAMGDRAGTDVILGKVIGVNRGAPKSMWSRTEERVDVHRSKVIYTLSAQKLFRRDLLERIGLRFDERLETGEDALFTMEAYLRGAGVSVIADYTCYHLVGRDDGKHATKRGSYVLRFDAMEAMMALIHRLEPAGPKRDFLMVRPFTVGMLQQFTPGLLKQPEEEQRHKMELAAPLMRSYWTNGVARKIKVAERLRLACVARGRLDLLADVLEFLRAKKVPDLVSSDKGDKLFLAYPHFRDEEAGLRDADYQVTVPDWHGTDRVTRPKRILRSAPEQPSTPRRIVRRLRRELRGWRARLSTS is encoded by the coding sequence ATGGGCACCACCGCTACCACCAACACGCCAGATGTGACCGTGATCATCGGCGCCTACGAAGCGATGCCGTACCTGGTCCGCTGCCTGGAGTCCGTCGAGGCCCAGACGCTTCCGGCCGGGCGCATGGAGATCGTGGCCGTCGACGACGGATCGACCGACGGCACGGGGGAGTACCTGGAGGAGTTCGCCGCCAGGACCGCGATCGACATGCGCGTCGTCCGCCAGGAGAACTCAGGAGGCCCCAGCGGCCCGCGCAACGTCGGTCTCGGCCTCGCCCGAGGCCGGTACGTCTTCTTCCTCGACGCGGACGACTACTTCGGCGAGGAGGCCCTGGAGCGCATGGTCGCGATGGGTGACCGGGCCGGCACCGACGTGATCCTCGGCAAGGTGATCGGCGTCAACAGGGGGGCGCCCAAGTCGATGTGGTCGCGGACCGAGGAGCGGGTGGACGTCCACCGCTCCAAGGTCATATACACCCTCAGCGCGCAGAAGCTCTTCCGGCGCGACCTGCTGGAGCGCATCGGCCTGCGTTTCGACGAACGGCTCGAGACCGGCGAGGACGCCCTCTTCACGATGGAGGCGTATCTGCGCGGTGCGGGAGTCTCCGTCATCGCCGACTACACCTGCTACCACCTCGTCGGCCGCGACGACGGCAAGCACGCGACCAAGAGGGGCAGTTACGTCCTGCGCTTCGACGCGATGGAAGCCATGATGGCGCTCATCCACAGACTGGAGCCGGCCGGGCCGAAGCGTGACTTCCTCATGGTCAGACCCTTCACGGTCGGTATGCTCCAGCAGTTCACCCCCGGCCTCCTGAAGCAGCCGGAGGAGGAACAGCGGCACAAGATGGAACTCGCGGCTCCTCTGATGCGGAGCTACTGGACGAACGGTGTGGCCCGCAAGATCAAGGTGGCCGAGCGGCTCAGGCTCGCCTGTGTCGCGCGCGGCCGCCTCGACCTGCTCGCCGACGTACTGGAATTCCTGCGGGCCAAGAAGGTCCCGGACCTGGTCAGCTCGGACAAGGGCGACAAGCTCTTCCTCGCCTATCCGCACTTCCGGGACGAGGAGGCCGGGCTCCGGGACGCCGACTACCAGGTCACCGTGCCCGACTGGCACGGCACCGACCGGGTCACCAGGCCGAAGCGCATCCTGCGGTCCGCGCCGGAGCAGCCGTCCACGCCGCGGCGTATCGTCCGGCGGCTGCGCAGGGAGCTCCGTGGCTGGCGCGCACGACTGAGCACCAGCTGA